Part of the Paracoccus sp. MC1862 genome, TTTGAGACGACCCGCGCCGCCGTTCCCGCCAGCTTCTGCTCGTCGGTCAGGACGTTGTCCAAGGGATCGATCAGCAGGAAATCGACGACCTTGCCGGCAAGGTCGCGCTGATTCGACGGCCCCAGCAGCGGCAGTTCCAGATAGGCGCCGGCGGGCACGCCCCAGACATGCAGCGTCTCGCCGAAGTCGGTGTCGATCTCGGGCAGACCGAATCCTTCGCCTGCCGGATCGAGGATTCCCCCGACTCCCACCGTGCTGTTGACCGCGAAGCGAAAGCCGTTGTGGATCGCCGGTCCCGGCCGGCCCTGCAGCAGGCTGTTGACCACCTTGCCGGGCAGCGACAGGTTGGCGCCGAAGTTTCCAACCATTTCAATCGGACCGGGGGGCCGGGTTTCTAATTCGGGCCGGGGCGCTGCGTCCCTTGGCATGGCCCCTGCCACCGGTCGCAGCACCCTGGCGTCCAGCGCCTTGTTGAAGGCATGGACCCGGCGGTTCATCGGTTCGTAAGGATCGGGGATCCCGCCCGGCGGGGCGGCGGCGCAGCCGGCAAGACACAGGGCCAGCGTGACCAGGGCTGCGCGCATCAATCTCTCCTTAATATCCATCGGCGAAGCTTGGCTCATCAAGGATGGGATTCGCGGGCCGGACCTGTCTGAACGGTTCGGAACGGGATAGACAGCGCGCCTTGCGCCGGCAACGGTGGTTGGTGCAACGGGGTAAATGGCGGCTGTTCGCCGCGCATGGACAGGACAGGTGATGGTCCGGACGACATCTGCAATGCATGACGGGTATGCCGAACTGCGCGCGGCGCGCGGCGGCAATCTGGGGCTGGTCGCGGCGGTGGCCGTGTTCTCGGTCGCGGTGAACCTGCTCAACCTGACCGGCCCGCTGTTCATGATGCAGGTCTATGACCGGGTGCTGGGCAGCGGCTCGGTCCCGACGCTGGTGGCGCTGTTCGGGCTGGTGGCGTTCCTGTTCCTGATGATGGGACTGATCGACCTCGCCCGCGGCCGGGTCATGGCCCGCGTGGCAATGCGCTTTCAGGAGCGTATCCAGAACCGGGTCTTTCAGGCGGCGCTGGCCGAGGGGGCGGTGACAGGGCAGACGGCCTCGGCCCAGGCGGGGCTGCGCGACCTTGAGGCGGTGCGGCAGATGATGGGTTCGCCGGTGCTGATGGCGCTGTTCGACCTGCCCTGGGCTCCGGTCTTTCTGGCGGGGCTTTACCTCTTCCATCCGGTCATGGGGATCGTGGCGACGCTGGGGGCCGTGATCCTGGTGATCATCACCTGGCTGAACCAGTCGATGACCCGCCGGCCGCTGCAGCAGGCGATGGCCGCGGGCCAGACCGCCGACCGCGCTGCCGATCTTTATCGGGACGAGGGCGAGTTGATCGGCGCCATGGGGATGCGCGGGGCGGCCTTCGGCCGGTGGCGCCGCTTCCGCGACCGCTCGGCCGAGGCGACCATCGCGGGCAGCGACCGGGGCCTGGGCTTCTCGGTGTTCTCCAAGACCTTCCGGCTGTTCCTGCAATCGGCGCTGCTGGCAGCGGGCGCCTGGCTGGTGCTGCGGCAGGAACTGACGCCGGGCGCGATGATCGCGAGTTCCATCCTGATGGGTCGGGTGCTGGCGCCGGTGGAACAGATCGTCGGCGGCTGGGCGTCGGTCCAGCGGGCGGTGGACGGCTGGAAGCGGTTGGGCGAACTGCTTTCGCGCCGCCCGCCGCAGCCGCAGCGCACGCCCCTGCCGCGCCCTGCCGCGCGGCTGGATGTCTCGAACCTGACGGTGGTGCCGCCGGGACAGAACGCGGCCACCCTGCGGGGCGTCAGCTTCACGCTGGAACCCGGCCAGGCGCTGGGGGTGATCGGGCCATCGGGCGCGGGAAAGTCGACTTTGGCGCGGGCGCTGATCGGGGCATGGCCCGCGGCGGGCGGCTCGATCCGGCTGGATGGCGCGACGCTGGAACAATACGACCCGGACGTGCTGGGCGCGCTGATCGGCTACCTGCCGCAGCAGGTCACGCTGTTCGACGGCACCATCGCCGAGAACATCGCCCGCCTGTCGGAACGCCCGGACCCCGACGCGATCGTTCGCGCCGCGACGGCGGCCGCGGCGCACAAGATGATTCTCGACCTGCCGCAGGGCTATGACACGCCGCTGTCGCAGGCGGGCGGGCGGCTTTCGGGCGGGCAGATCCAGCGCGTCGGCCTTGCCCGCGCCCTTTACGGCGAGCCGGTGCTGTTCGTCCTGGACGAGCCGAACTCGAACCTCGACAACGAGGGGTCAGAGGCGCTGAATCTCGCCATCCGCTCGATCAAGGCGCGGGGCGGCGCGGTCATCATCATGGCCCACCGCCCGGCCGCCATCGCGGAATGCGAGATGCTGCTGGTGATGGAACAAGGGATGCGCCGCGCCTTCGGGCCGCGCGACGAGGTGTTGCGCTCGACCGTCCGCAACGCCGAAACGATCACCCGCACCCGAGGCGCGGGCGGAGGTGTGACATGACCCGTAAACCCGCGAAGGCGGCCGGCCCCGCCCGCATCGGCGTCGCGCCCGTCGGCACCATCGAGGATGCCGGGCCCCGCCGCGCTGCGCGCCCTTCCGCGCCGCCGCCCCCCGCCCCCGCTCCGCCGCGCCCTGAGGGGAACAACTGGTCGGCGCGCGGGGCGCT contains:
- a CDS encoding type I secretion system permease/ATPase, with protein sequence MVRTTSAMHDGYAELRAARGGNLGLVAAVAVFSVAVNLLNLTGPLFMMQVYDRVLGSGSVPTLVALFGLVAFLFLMMGLIDLARGRVMARVAMRFQERIQNRVFQAALAEGAVTGQTASAQAGLRDLEAVRQMMGSPVLMALFDLPWAPVFLAGLYLFHPVMGIVATLGAVILVIITWLNQSMTRRPLQQAMAAGQTADRAADLYRDEGELIGAMGMRGAAFGRWRRFRDRSAEATIAGSDRGLGFSVFSKTFRLFLQSALLAAGAWLVLRQELTPGAMIASSILMGRVLAPVEQIVGGWASVQRAVDGWKRLGELLSRRPPQPQRTPLPRPAARLDVSNLTVVPPGQNAATLRGVSFTLEPGQALGVIGPSGAGKSTLARALIGAWPAAGGSIRLDGATLEQYDPDVLGALIGYLPQQVTLFDGTIAENIARLSERPDPDAIVRAATAAAAHKMILDLPQGYDTPLSQAGGRLSGGQIQRVGLARALYGEPVLFVLDEPNSNLDNEGSEALNLAIRSIKARGGAVIIMAHRPAAIAECEMLLVMEQGMRRAFGPRDEVLRSTVRNAETITRTRGAGGGVT
- a CDS encoding VacJ family lipoprotein, which encodes MRAALVTLALCLAGCAAAPPGGIPDPYEPMNRRVHAFNKALDARVLRPVAGAMPRDAAPRPELETRPPGPIEMVGNFGANLSLPGKVVNSLLQGRPGPAIHNGFRFAVNSTVGVGGILDPAGEGFGLPEIDTDFGETLHVWGVPAGAYLELPLLGPSNQRDLAGKVVDFLLIDPLDNVLTDEQKLAGTAARVVSKAGERGRFGSTVDSVLHESADSYAQTRLLYTQHRRYELKQEEDAIDPYAE